Proteins encoded together in one Ictidomys tridecemlineatus isolate mIctTri1 chromosome 3, mIctTri1.hap1, whole genome shotgun sequence window:
- the LOC101965963 gene encoding olfactory receptor 5H18, with amino-acid sequence MEDMEKKNVTLLTEFVLTGLTDRQGLKVPLFLLFLMIYLITIVGNLGLIALIWNDPHLHIPMYLFLGSLAFVDAWISSTVTPNMLVNLLAKSKSISLSECMIQFFAFAFGGTTECFLLGTMAYDRYVAICKPLLYPVIMTNRLCIRLLVLSFVGGFLHSLIHEGFLFRLTFCNSNIIHHFYCDIIPLFKISCTDPSINFLMVFILSGSIQVFTIVIVLVSYTLVLFTILKKKSVKGMRKAFSTCGAHLLSVSLYYGPLLFMYVLPASQQADNGMMDSLFYTVIIPVLNPIIYSLRNKQVMDSLTKILKKNI; translated from the coding sequence ATGGAggacatggaaaagaaaaatgtgacgTTGCTGACTGAATTTGTTCTCACAGGACTTACAGATCGCCAAGGACTGAAGGTCCCATTGTTCTTGCTGTTCTTGATGATATACCTCATCACCATTGTGGGGAATCTTGGTCTGATTGCTCTCATCTGGAATGACCCTCACCTTCACATCCCCATGTACTTGTTCCTGGGGAGTTTAGCATTTGTAGATGCTTGGATATCATCCACTGTGACCCCCAATATGTTGGTCAACTTGTTAGCCAAGAGCAAATCAATATCCCTCTCTGAATGCATGATACAATTTTTTGCCTTTGCATTTGGTGGAACTACAGAATGCTTTCTCTTAGGAACAATGGCTTATGATCGCTATGTAGCAATATGCAAACCATTGCTTTATCCAGTAATTATGACTAATAGACTATGTATCCGACTATTAGTCTTATCATTTGTAGGTGGCTTTCTTCATTCCCTAATTCATGAAGGCTTTTTATTCAGATTAACCTTTTGTAATTCTAACATAATACATCACTTTTATTGTGACATTATACCATTGTTTAAGATTTCCTGTACTGACCCTTCTATTAATTTTCTAATGGTATTTATTTTGTCTGGCTCAATTCAAGTATTCACCATTGTGATTGTTCTGGTTTCTTATACACTAGTTctctttacaattttaaaaaagaagtctgtCAAAGGCATGAGGAAAGCATTCTCCACCTGTGGAGCCCATCTCTTATCTGTGTCTTTATACTATGGTCCTCTTCTCTTCATGTATGTTCTCCCTGCATCTCAACAAGCAGATAATGGTATGATGGACTCTTTATTTTACACAGTCATAATCCCTGTATTAAATCCAATTATCTACAGCCTGAGAAATAAGCAAGTCATGGATTCACTGacaaaaatactgaagaaaaatatttag